A genome region from Candidatus Methylomirabilota bacterium includes the following:
- a CDS encoding RES family NAD+ phosphorylase — MRVWRVCRRPHGTFDGEGARLAGGRWNHRGVAMIYTSGTLSLAALEYFVHLDPGEAPADLTGIPADIPDTVSRHEIRIEGLPENWRSHPAPGRLAELGSEWVRSGRTAVLVVPSAVVPREPNYLLSPTHRDFRRIRVGTPEPFGFDPRMWKR, encoded by the coding sequence GAGGGCGCCCGGCTGGCCGGAGGGCGCTGGAATCACCGCGGCGTCGCGATGATCTACACCTCGGGTACCCTGTCACTCGCGGCGCTCGAGTACTTCGTTCACCTGGACCCGGGCGAGGCCCCGGCCGATCTGACCGGAATCCCGGCCGATATCCCGGACACGGTCTCCCGCCATGAGATCCGGATCGAGGGGCTCCCGGAAAACTGGCGGAGCCATCCCGCTCCCGGGCGTCTGGCCGAGCTCGGCTCGGAATGGGTGCGGTCCGGCCGGACCGCCGTGCTGGTCGTCCCCTCGGCGGTCGTTCCCCGGGAACCCAACTACCTGCTGAGTCCGACCCATCGAGACTTTCGCCGGATTCGGGTCGGGACACCGGAACCCTTCGGCTTCGATCCTCGGATGTGGAAGCGCTGA